The nucleotide window CCCGCGCGGAGAACGAGCGGGCGTGGGGCAGGGCGGACTTCAGCTGGGAGGTCGACTGGCGCAAGGTGGGCCAGCGGCGGGACGACTACCTCGCCCCTGTGGCGCAAGAAGCGCTGGAAGGCGACGAGTTCTGGCGTACGAGGCTCATCCCGTTCTCCGAGGACGAGGTGAAGTCGCTTTCACCGATGCAGTTGCGCTCCATCGCCGACGTGTACGTCCAGCTGTCGGGCCACCTGCTCGGCGATCACGGCGACTCGATGCTCATGGGAAATTCCATTGAGGGGCGCTACCCGTTCCTCGGCAATGCGGTCGTCTCACTCGCCCTGCAAGTCGAAGACAGCGCGAAGGTGGTCGACTTCGAGGGGAAGGCCTGCCTGAAATCGGCGTACGAGGGAATCGTCCCGGACTCGGTTCTCCGCCGTGGGAAGCACGGATTCACCGCATACGATCTGCGCTCGGTCACGGATGCGCGGACCTGGGACGAGTGGCGCGGCCTCGTCGAGGCCAGTGGCATCTTCACTCCCGGCTGTCTCGGCACACGCGCCGGTCAGGGCGCGGAGAAGTGGGACTTCAGGCTCAGCGCGATCAGCATCGCCATGGTCATGGACGAGCTCGGCCTTGGACTCTGACTCCCGTGGCCCCGATACGCGCGCACTCGTGTCTGAGGATTGGAGAATTCAGTGAGTCCCGAGAGCCCAGGCATCATCGTCTTCCCGGGTGCCGGTTCGTTCGGCAGTGAGCTCCGTCCACTGCTGCGTGAGCTGGAACCCTCCGCGTGGCTCGCCCGGTATCCAGGCCGTTTCGGTAGGGATTTCGGCAAGGCGGCGGCATCGTTCCAGAAGGTCGTGGAGTCGTGCGTCACCCAGGTGGGGCGGCTTCAGCCGTATCGCCCGGTTCTCGTCGGGCACAGCTTCGGCGCCTACGTCGCCTATGCCACGGCAAGGGAACTGGAGGACCGCGGGACGGAGGTCTCCGCACTGGTGGTCGCCGGAGCCACCGCGCCGGCCCTGCTCACGGTGCCAGAGCAGGCGTGTCGGAGCCGGTCGGACACTGCGGCCTACCTGGACGGTATCGACCCTGGCCTGCTGCCGGACGAGTCCGATGAGTGGCGGGACATCGTTGTGGACACCGCGGGGGAGGACCTCCGGGTACTCAGGGAATTCACCGCCTCGGCCCATCCGGAAGTGCGGTGTCCGGTCTTCGCCGTGCGTGGTGAAGAGGACCCGCTCACGTCCGCAGGCGGAATCGGCGCATGGGCCGGTGTCACTGCCAAGGGGTGTATCCACCGGGAATTCCCAGGCGGTCACTCGGCCCTGCTGAACTCGCCCGAATTCGCCGCATGGCTGCGTGAGATACGTGTACGCGGCTGAGCAAACGCCGTCCCTGGCGGGAAAGGAGATCTGTCCTGTGAACAGCCGTCCCCTCACCGCGGGCGGGCACCTGGTGGTTATCGGCGGTGGTGCCGCCGCGACGGCGGTGCTGCACCAACTGACGGAGCACGCCGGGTTCCGGCCCGGATCGGTGACGGTGGTGGACCCGCGGCCGGCCGGGTTCGGCGTGGCCTTCGGCACCACCGACCCAAAGCTGCGCTGCAACACCTCGGTCGATGTCACCTCGCTGTACCGCGCTGACCGCTCTGACCTCCAGCGCTACCTGGCGGCACGGGGCTGGCCGGTGGGCCGCGCCGACTTCGTCCCGCGTGCGCTGGTCGGGCAGTACTGCCGGGAACGGTTCGGGCAGCTGAGCCGGGAGCTTCAGGCGCGGGGGGCCCAGGTGCGCCAGGTGACCACGCGGGCCCGTACGGTACTCCCGGCAGAACGCGCGGGCGAGGGATACCGGGTCACCCTGGACGACGGCAGCACGCTGGAGGCCACCGATGTGGTGGTGGCGGCCGGTGGCGACCAGCCGCACCTGCCCGAGCTGCTGCGCGCGTATGCGGACCATCCGGATCTACTTGCCGGCCCCTACCCCACGGACCGGCTCCGGGCACTGCCCACCGACGCCAGAGTGCTGGTCGTCGGCAGCAAGCTGTCCGCGGTGGATGCCGCTCTGGTGCTGTGCGGGGCTGACCGGCAGGTCACCTTGTGCTCGCCTTCCGGCGAACTGCCAGCCGTCCGCAACCGGCTGTGCCGTACGGCCCGGCCGACCGGGCTGTTGGCCGACTTGCGCGAACTGAACCCCGGCACCCCGGATTTCGACCGGACGCTCACCCGGGTCCTGGCGCGCGCCGTCCGGAGCGCCAGGGCCGGCTGGGGGCACCCGGCGGCCGCGCTGCGTCGGCAATTCGGCACCGAACCCAAGGCGCTGGAGCGGCTCACCACAGAACTGCGGCAGACCGAGGCGGGCGACAATGCCTGGCAAGACGTGATCGCCGAACTCATCGAGGCGGTGAACGACTGGACCGAGGGCTGGCCCTCCGCCGAGCGAGACCGTCTGCTCACGCGCTTCCGCCCGCTGATCGCCCGCCACATCTCGGCCATCCCGGTGTCCAGCGCCCGCGCCCTGGCCGGGCACGGCCTGGCCGGACGGCTCGCCGTGCGCCGCGGCACCCCTGCGGCGCTCACACCGGACCCGGACGGCGGCTGGCAGGTGCGCTGGACGGCCGCCGGCCCGGCCGAGCACCACACTCATGTGCTGTCGGCCTCCGGATACCTCAGGCCTGCCGTGTGCACGCACGGCCCCGCGCTGCTCGCCCTCGGTCCCGCCGCCTGCTCCCCGCACTGCGCTCCACCGCTCACCGGCCCGGACCTACGGCTGCTGCGTCCCGGCGGAGCCGACCCGGAACGCATCTGGATGGTCGGAGCCATGGGGGCCGCCCGCACCGCCATCGTCAACTACCTGTGGACCGCGGCTGGCCAGGCGGGCACCGTCGCCCAGGCCCTCGCCGTCTCCACCCGTTGAATCCTGTCGAAAGGACGCCGCCCATGTACGTGCTCGTCGATCCCGTCTCCACCGGCCGTGAGCTGGCCGCCGCCTTCCGCGAGGAGGGTGCGGACTGCCTGCATCTCTACGAGGCCGCCCTGCACGCCGAGCACGCGAGCGACCCGGCCCCGCACACCGGCCTGCTGACTGCCACCGGACCGCAAGCCGTTGCCGAGGCCGCAGAGCTGCTGCGCGACAAGCAGATCACCGCGGTGATCGCGGCCAGCGAACGCGGGGTGCTGCTGGCCGACGCCCTCGCTCACGCACTCGGACTGCCGCACCACGACGTCCAGCTGGCCGCCGCCCGCCGTGACAAGGAACTCATGGTGCGCGCCCTCGAGGCCGAGAGCGTGCCGGCCGCCCGCACCCGGGCAATCAGCTCGCTCACGGAGCTCGACGAGACCCTCGACGCCTGGGGCGCTGCCCCCGGCACCCCGCTGGTGGTCAAGCCGCGCAACAGCGCGGGCAGCGACGGCTGCACCGTGGTCGCCAGCCGCGCCGAAGCCCGCGCAGCGGCCGAGGCCACCCTGCTCCAGCCCAATCTGATGGGCGAGACCAATACCGACGTGCTGCTTCAGGAGTACCTGGAGGGGACCCAGTACATCGTCAACACCGTCAGCATGGACGGCCGCCACCTGCTCTCGGAGGTGTACCGGGAGCGCATCGACACCATCGCCGGGGCGCCGGTCCTGCGCCACATCGTCTCCCGACCCCAACTCGACGACCGCGAGCAGGACCTCGTCGCGTACGTGCTGCGCTGTCTGGACGCCCTCGGCATCCGGGAAGGCGCCGCGCACACCGAGGTGATGCTCACCACGGCCGGACCACGCCTGGTGGAGGTCAACTCCCGGGTGATGGGGCCGTCCCTGGCACCCGACCCGTACCACGCCGCCTTCGGCTACAGCCACCAGCACCTGGTCGCCGAGCGTTTTCTGCGCCCGGACGACTTCGCCCAGCGCTTCGAGCTGCCCTACGGGGGAGGCCGTA belongs to Streptomyces sp. NBC_01142 and includes:
- a CDS encoding thioesterase II family protein yields the protein MSPESPGIIVFPGAGSFGSELRPLLRELEPSAWLARYPGRFGRDFGKAAASFQKVVESCVTQVGRLQPYRPVLVGHSFGAYVAYATARELEDRGTEVSALVVAGATAPALLTVPEQACRSRSDTAAYLDGIDPGLLPDESDEWRDIVVDTAGEDLRVLREFTASAHPEVRCPVFAVRGEEDPLTSAGGIGAWAGVTAKGCIHREFPGGHSALLNSPEFAAWLREIRVRG
- a CDS encoding FAD/NAD(P)-binding protein; protein product: MNSRPLTAGGHLVVIGGGAAATAVLHQLTEHAGFRPGSVTVVDPRPAGFGVAFGTTDPKLRCNTSVDVTSLYRADRSDLQRYLAARGWPVGRADFVPRALVGQYCRERFGQLSRELQARGAQVRQVTTRARTVLPAERAGEGYRVTLDDGSTLEATDVVVAAGGDQPHLPELLRAYADHPDLLAGPYPTDRLRALPTDARVLVVGSKLSAVDAALVLCGADRQVTLCSPSGELPAVRNRLCRTARPTGLLADLRELNPGTPDFDRTLTRVLARAVRSARAGWGHPAAALRRQFGTEPKALERLTTELRQTEAGDNAWQDVIAELIEAVNDWTEGWPSAERDRLLTRFRPLIARHISAIPVSSARALAGHGLAGRLAVRRGTPAALTPDPDGGWQVRWTAAGPAEHHTHVLSASGYLRPAVCTHGPALLALGPAACSPHCAPPLTGPDLRLLRPGGADPERIWMVGAMGAARTAIVNYLWTAAGQAGTVAQALAVSTR
- a CDS encoding ATP-grasp domain-containing protein, producing the protein MYVLVDPVSTGRELAAAFREEGADCLHLYEAALHAEHASDPAPHTGLLTATGPQAVAEAAELLRDKQITAVIAASERGVLLADALAHALGLPHHDVQLAAARRDKELMVRALEAESVPAARTRAISSLTELDETLDAWGAAPGTPLVVKPRNSAGSDGCTVVASRAEARAAAEATLLQPNLMGETNTDVLLQEYLEGTQYIVNTVSMDGRHLLSEVYRERIDTIAGAPVLRHIVSRPQLDDREQDLVAYVLRCLDALGIREGAAHTEVMLTTAGPRLVEVNSRVMGPSLAPDPYHAAFGYSHQHLVAERFLRPDDFAQRFELPYGGGRTLAKIFLRTFREGVLAAVDGARILRRLPGFHSIDRLPATGVPIPDPTLTTGASGIAYLVHDDEELLYSSLGFIHHLEDDGAFYRMADPGQRHDASEPLQRTAA